Proteins encoded within one genomic window of Hermetia illucens chromosome 2, iHerIll2.2.curated.20191125, whole genome shotgun sequence:
- the LOC119648699 gene encoding uncharacterized protein LOC119648699, which yields MDELSSILHMFERGKTFDSSGNVIRNRLNLEQRINVLRQYEQTPDIRFLAEKFQCGRRQIKTILRKRQKYLMMWSRTKKLTPRSDSSFLDTIGIILHEWVKRARCYNINITDDILRNFGQEIADLIKFQGFKPTSAWLIQFKQKYRILDMELNIKQETDFHLGDRKPLGVSIIIEDLRREYGDALILPDGDSNDVEFSDEDARTESLMAENFRSDSIDSAIQMDVGKDNIETEAANENDTEFAKEISNYREALNQLGPLEQFALLRENIRAVGLINQLENLFREEMLNAELK from the exons ATGGACGAGTTGAGTAGCATATTGCACATGTTTGAGAGAGGGAAAACATTTGAT AGTTCCGGTAACGTTATACGAAATAGGTTGAATCTTGAACAAAGGATCAATGTACTGAGGCAATATGAACAGACCCCAGACATTCGCTTCTTGGCAGAGAAATTTCAATGTGGACGAAGGCAAATCAAGACTATTTTGCGCAAACGtcaaaaatatttgatgatGTGGTCAAGGACTAAAAAACTGACTCCTAGATCGGATTCATCGTTTTTGGACACTATTGGGATAATTCTGCACGAATGGGTCAAGCGGGCGCGATGCTATAATATAAATATCACGGATGATATTCTACGGAACTTTGGACAGGAAATCGCTGACCTCATCAAGTTTCAGGGGTTCAAACCGACGAGCGCTTGGCTTATTCAATTTAAGCAAAAGTACAGAATTCTCGACATGGAATTAAACATTAAACAAGAAACCGACTTTCACCTTGGGGACAGAAAGCCTTTGGGTGTTAGTATCATAATTGAAGATTTACGTCGAGAATATGGCGATGCTCTTATTCTTCCTGATGGGGACTCGAATGACGTTGAATTCTCCGATGAAGACGCTAGAACCGAAAGTCTAATGGCAGAAAATTTCCGATCGGATAGCATTGACTCTGCAATACAAATGGACGTTGGAAAGGACAATATAGAAACAGAAGCTGCTAATGAAAATGATACAGAATTTGCGAAGGAAATTTCGAATTACCGGGAAGCGTTGAACCAGCTTGGACCATTGGAACAGTTTGCCTTGCTGAGAGAGAATATTCGAGCGGTTGGGCTTATTAATCAATTAGAGAATCTTTTTAGGGAGGAAATGCTAAACGCTGAGTTGAAATAA
- the LOC119649210 gene encoding uncharacterized protein LOC119649210 — MDELSSISHMFERGKTFDNSGNVIRNRLNLEQRINVLKQYEQTPDIRFLSEKFECGRRQIKNILRKRKKYLMMWSRTKKRIPRPEFSLLNTTGVILHEWVKRARCYHINITDDILRSFGQEIADLINFRDFKPTSAWLIQFKQKYKLLNMELNIKQETDINPADRKPLGISIIIEDLRREYGDSLICPDGDTNENELFNEDSKSENSITDNFRSDSTDSAIQMDIEKDNLEADVANGNDSEVAKEISNYREALNQLGPLEQFALLKENIRAVGLINQLENLFREEMIRDELD; from the exons ATGGACGAGTTAAGTAGCATTTCGCACATGTTTGAAAGAGGAAAAACGTTCGAT AATTCGGGCAATGTTATCCGGAATAGGTTGAATCTGGAACAAAGGATCAATGTACTAAAGCAATACGAACAGACTCCAGATATTCGCTTCTTGTCAGAGAAATTTGAATGCGGACGGAGGCAAATCAAGAATATCTTGCGCAAACGCAAAAAATACTTGATGATGTGGTCACGAACTAAAAAACGGATCCCTAGACCTGAGTTTTCACTCCTGAACACTACTGGAGTCATTTTGCATGAGTGGGTTAAACGGGCCCGATGTTATCATATCAACATCACAGATGATATTCTGCGGAGCTTTGGACAAGAAATCGCCGATCTAATCAATTTTCGGGACTTCAAACCAACCAGCGCTTGGCTTATCCAGTTCAAGCAAAAGTACAAACTTCTCAACATGGAACTGAATATTAAGCAAGAAACAGATATCAACCCTGCAGACAGGAAACCTTTGGGCATTAGCATCATAATTGAGGATTTACGTCGGGAATATGGCGACTCACTGATTTGCCCTGACGgagacacaaatgaaaatgaacttTTCAATGAAGATTCAAAGTCAGAAAATTCAATTACGGATAACTTCCGATCAGATAGCACTGACTCCGCAATACAAATGGACATCGAAAAAGATAACTTAGAAGCTGATGTAGCTAATGGAAACGACTCGGAGGTCGCAAAGGAAATTTCGAATTATCGGGAAGCCTTGAACCAGCTTGGACCGTTGGAACAGTTTGCCCTGCTGAAAGAGAATATTCGAGCCGTGGGACTCATAAATCAATTAGAAAACCTTTTCAGGGAGGAAATGATAAGGGATGAGTTAGATTAA